GCTGCTATCTCCAAATTAGCATAACATACAGAAAACACATGTAGTGCTAGTTAGTTAACTTTATGTTTTACTTATGCATACATGTAACcgaatatacatatatattaggggtgcaacgatacacaaaattcacggttcggttcggttcgatactttggtgtcacggttcgatgttttttcgatacaaaaaaatgttcatgcctttttaatttgtcatttattaaaattataaatatatattttaactcaaaagtacagtttttaaatttaatgttgctgaaactacaaagtaataaaaaaaataaatatctcatggagaaatccctcatctttggaaaagagagtttattacagagaaatggctctttccaaaataaaagctatactataggcttcttctggggtatattctcagcagcatattaaacatatcaggttcccataaggagaatcatgtgctaacggctgtctaaatgactcaggtaaagtttgtagcatgcgtgcttgttgtttttgtctgcttccacttgtctttgcactaggatgatgtcggagtaaatgtgcagtcatattcattgtgttcccactagtgctgtcagcgttaatctcgttgaaatgacattaacgccacaacgcaaatctccgttaacgagctaccgcggatcgccccgtgcgtggggctggacggcgtcaacacgttaacgagcaaactgcgctaacgcagtagttcccacccatgtaattgagcattgcgtggcacatccgacatactgttttacttttgtccatgatgcgcataccttcacatgaagaccaaaatagttccaaaggccatatctgaatgagggtgggggaggttcaatttgccatgctgcaacgagctaagcttctgtcttgctagcttgcgctgcgctcagtggatctgcgctcgacagtgcagcctaggcggagtagtcgaacgcagatccacagcattgtcagaagaaaagttgataaaataaattaaaaattttgtattgttcgatacacatgcataccgaaccgaaagcactgtatcgaacggttcaatatcgatacgagtatcgttgcacccctaatatatatatataaataacatcACTACACTCACAGAAAATCCCaaagtaaataaagtatttttacCTCCTACACTTTGGAGTCCAAGAAAGAAACACAGATAGGCGCAGTAACGGTCGACAGACAAACAACACCAGCAATGTGTTGAATTAGACTCCTTAGCACCCAGTGAATGAACACCTAAATATTACACCACTTTAGagtactccccaacactgactgtAGTATAAGGTGAAAAATAAACTCCCGGAATGTAACTCTTGTGCACTTTTATGCCTAACTCCAGAATATTTAACTCCAGAGATTTGCTGTGCAGTGAGTGAGCTGTGTTGGCGGAGGTTTGCTTCTTGtagtttccagtttagttttagtaaACTATAATAACTTTGGTGCACGATATGAAAGACTTACACCACTTGCAGATACCATctggtgtttttaaacagaCAGACATCACACTTTCTTGTTAAATGTAGTTCCAAAGATTTAATATGTTCTCATGACAAGTCTGGAAACCTAGTTGGTGTTCGCCTGACCTTTCTGTGTAGTTAGGAGTTCTGGGCTAcaacttcctgtttcatataGGCACGGCTTTTGTATGtagattaatttaaaaaagctaCTAATTGAAATAAAGATCTATATCATTTTGAATATAATGCATGATATCCATTAGACTTTTGAAAAACTGTTTACCTTCTTGGACTCGTCAGATTGGCTCGGACACTAGCAATCACACTAAAAGCAGATCTTTTGTTCCCAACCACAGAATTTTGTACATTTAATCACAAGTATCTGCTTGTACAATATTTGTGTCTAAAAACATATAAAGAAAGCACCTGTTAGTATTTCTATAGCACTTTGTTTATGGTGTACAAAAAGAACAGGgcgtgttttttttaattgggaAATACATGCAacacattttttcagtttttcctaGTGAGCGATTTCTTTCCAATATGTGTCTTTGTATCCATTCCCGTTTCTGGAGTGACATATAAAACCCTGCTAAAGTTTTAAGTGTTTAACAACTGTCTTCTTTAAATGGGTAACTGTCCAGACTGAAGAAGAGGCAGTTAAAGATTCTCAATCTGTAAACACGCTCATGAAAAAGAAAGGCGTGtcaggaaaaacacaaaaagcagacTGTGGTGGCAGCAGAGCATTCGTCTGGTTCGCTGTGCATGAAGCCCAAATAAAAACTGTCCCcaacttaaaattttaatcttttaaaacaACACTTTATGCCACTTGATCCTAGCTAGATCAGGAAAGAAAGGATTTGTGCAGAGCTGATGAGAGTATCTCTCAGAAAGAGACCCGAGGCTGTGACTCATCCGTGAGAATGTGAGTCACAACACCTGAGAAATGTTTTCTCCCTCTCCGGTTTCTGTTAGATACCTGCTGATGATGTCATCGCATCGCAGTGTTTCACAATTCATAACAAGGAAAAACATCTGCATGAACAACACTTATGtattttaaagtgaaactaCACCATTAGGTAGTTTCAGTGTAGCAACATGGGATTTCTAGTTGTCTGCCACGAAATGTTGCGGGAATATTATGATGGCGGTTTTACAATAAAATACGCTGagaataataattataataaaaaacgcttttatttgtttaaaagtaAAGTTTATGATATGAATCAACACCACATGACATGGCGTGTAGTCTATAGCCTAGGAGAGTTTGCCTTTTTCTACATGTTTTACACGAAACTCAACAAGCACGTCAGGAAAATATCAACACGGAAAACAGggaaaaagaggggaaaacacCTTAATAACCAGTTCCTTGCAGTTCCTAACGGATTCCTTTCTGTGTTAGTGAACCCAAAACACTAAAAGAAGCGGAGGTTACATAGGCATTTAAAGGTATTTAAAGATGAATTCAACCAAATTTTAAACCAAAATTCAGTTTAGCTCATTTTTGATAAATATAACAAGATGATGACGTCACTAGGGGGtaaatgttaaatttatttATGATTTGAAAGATGAAAATATGTCAACAGAGACAGACAAGGCAAATATGGTCATACCGGATTCAGGTGCGTTTcccccgcccctcccccctcgcACTGCACCGCCTATGCAAATGAGCCTGACGTCATGAGAGTAATTCTCTTATAAATTTTACTGCTCAGGTCCTTACTCCGACAGGTGGACAACAACTACCAAACGGAGTATAATCCAGGATAAGCTCTGCTTTGAATTTGAATTCAACTTTTAAGCGCGTGCTCGCGCTCGTTCGGTTCCTTGTCTCACCTGTGAGTGCGCGCGCTTTAGTTCCTCTCTAAAACAGGTTTGACCGGGACACACCTGCGCCGAGAAAAGGAGCCTCGTTGGGCGCGTCGAGGGCATTCTTCATTCGGTCTTTGACCTCTGCGGGAGACGGACACATAGGAAGCGGACAGACGAAGACTTTTTTCTTCAAGTTTGATCATGAAAATGTGGATTTTTGCTGTTCTCGCCGCTCTCGCGGTCGGAGCCTCAGCTCAGAGCTGTAAGTAGTTTAAATTGATATAAAATTGTATTCCGCTGAAATATCGCGCAGTTCATTTTGACGTAGATTTGATAGAAAttctcacaaaaacaaacatttttaaaatctgaaGCAGCTTTATTTAAGACATAGATAAATTAGCTTTCTATGAGATGtagttttgcttgttttatttgttaaaataCTGTAATTAGCCGCCAGAccaaaaagctgtttttaagGTAACACTAGCTAGTTCAGGTGGGTGGGGGTTGGGAAAGTTTGTTCCGCTCTGTGGGGAGAAACCAACGCCCAGGCAAACCTGCTGGTCTACCTGTACGATTTAACGTCTCCGTTTCGAGCTCTAAAGAAGACAGAAGACTAAATCTTTTCAAACACTGTCATACCAAAGATTCATCTTTCTATTGtattccagctttatttgtgtgggatttttttttctgggtttttttttttttctgttttttttttttttcttcccccttttttctctttttctttttaagcctCGGGAAGTCACAGTAAAGTAATGTGGTCACATATTTGAATTCCTGTTAATAACCTGctagtgttgtgttttgttttgttttttttccctctctttctctttaggTCCAAGTACATGTGCCACTATGAAGTGGGGTGTCTGCGACGGACCCCCATGTTCGTGTTATCTTCTGGTTGATAATGGTACAAAACAGCCCATAGACTGCACAGCATGTAAGTTTAGAAGTGATAAAGGGGCTCCTTCCTGTTTCATGTCCTCTGTTTGACACTCCAGCCTGCTCATGGTGTGCATTTTGTTCCCCCTcagtggtccccaagtgcttcTTGATGAAAGCTGAAATGTACAGAGCAAGAAATGGTCTGAGCACTCGCAGTATTGCAGGAAAGCCACACGAGACTGCCATTGTGGACAATGATGGCATCTATGACCCCGTGTGTGAGAATGACGGCAAATTCAAGGCCAAGCAGTGCAACGGCACAGATGTGTGCTGGTGCGTCAACAGCGCTGGAGTTCGTCGGACTGACAAGGGAGACCAGACCCTCCAGTGTGAGAAGCTGGTGGAGACCTAGTAAGTGATTTCACTATAGTGAAGGATTACTGTGAGGATGAATAGATCAAGTATTCAACAtcatgtctttatttattttatttttttcccctcttccaGCTGGGTCCGTCTTCAGCTGACACACACCAAGGTGAACGCCAACGTGAATAAAAACAATTTGAAGACGTAAGTCCACTTCAGCCCttattaaaagttaaaaagcaTGCTGAGCCTGACATTTCCACATCTTACCATCCtaatgtc
The Pelmatolapia mariae isolate MD_Pm_ZW linkage group LG13, Pm_UMD_F_2, whole genome shotgun sequence DNA segment above includes these coding regions:
- the LOC134640231 gene encoding tumor-associated calcium signal transducer 2-like, giving the protein MKMWIFAVLAALAVGASAQSCPSTCATMKWGVCDGPPCSCYLLVDNGTKQPIDCTALVPKCFLMKAEMYRARNGLSTRSIAGKPHETAIVDNDGIYDPVCENDGKFKAKQCNGTDVCWCVNSAGVRRTDKGDQTLQCEKLVETYWVRLQLTHTKVNANVNKNNLKTAIANELNSRYQLSPSLVKDVQYDPDARMIVVDVNKTIGDRSYDLSKMAYYMEKDVKVLPLFYDQTRNFTPSVDGQTLAMEKIIVYYVDEEPPTMTMKYLTGGIIAVIVVVVLAVIAGLLAVFFFHKRQRKYKKTQQRELEQM